The following proteins are co-located in the Rippkaea orientalis PCC 8801 genome:
- a CDS encoding Rne/Rng family ribonuclease: MPKQIIIAEQHHIAAVFWEDQIQELVVATGNQQVGDIYLGLVENVIPGIDAAFVNIGDAERNGFIHVTDLGPVRLKKSAGAITELLTPQQKVLVQVMKEPTGNKGPRLTGNITLPGRYLVLMPYGKGVNLSRRIKTDDERSRLRALAILIKPAGMGLLVRTEAEGKAEEAIMEDLEFLQRQWESIQVQATSTRPPSLLNRDDDFIQRVLRDMYSGDVNRIVVDSPAGVKRVKQQLMTWSGGRSPEGVLIDHHRETLPVLDYFRVNAAIREALKPRVDLPSGGYIIIEPTEALTVIDVNSGSFTRSATARETVLWTNSEAATEIARQLRLRNIGGVIIVDFIDMDSRRDQLKLLEHFNKTLRADKARPQIAQLSELGLVELTRKRQGKNIYELFGQPCPNCGGLGHLVHLPGQSELIALETVTVAPPIPVAKPIEKPTEVSEPFGESFFEEDMIDIPRQLELLHHPSYQEQGNIPNTRRRRRRQPQLKEESTSNPKVILSTPTKEVDYSTDTEVEPRKERTPRHLRREETPIERVSVEMTPLEQDVYALMGISPLVRLDQEFKEPKSVVVSVKLPEGSEDKIYAPKLETPTGASESFSVTVVEPPKELESEPELDSEPDLETDLENDTMIKSHETDSQRPVIRRRRRRSSAKES, from the coding sequence ATGCCAAAGCAAATTATTATCGCGGAGCAACACCATATTGCTGCTGTTTTCTGGGAAGATCAAATTCAAGAATTGGTAGTAGCCACAGGCAACCAACAAGTCGGAGACATTTATTTAGGATTAGTTGAAAATGTCATCCCAGGCATTGATGCAGCCTTTGTGAATATCGGAGATGCCGAACGCAATGGGTTTATTCATGTCACCGATTTAGGCCCTGTGAGGTTAAAAAAGAGTGCAGGAGCTATTACGGAACTGCTGACCCCCCAGCAAAAAGTCCTGGTTCAAGTGATGAAAGAACCCACGGGGAACAAGGGACCTCGACTAACGGGCAATATTACCCTACCTGGACGCTATTTAGTCTTAATGCCCTATGGTAAGGGGGTCAACCTCTCCAGACGCATTAAAACTGATGATGAACGAAGTCGCTTACGCGCTCTGGCTATTTTGATTAAACCCGCCGGAATGGGACTTCTGGTGCGTACGGAAGCCGAAGGCAAAGCCGAAGAAGCCATCATGGAGGATTTAGAGTTTCTTCAGCGACAATGGGAATCTATCCAAGTTCAAGCCACTTCTACCCGTCCTCCATCCCTGTTGAACCGAGATGATGATTTTATTCAACGGGTCTTGCGAGATATGTACAGTGGAGATGTTAACCGTATTGTGGTGGACTCTCCGGCCGGGGTTAAGCGAGTTAAACAGCAATTAATGACCTGGAGTGGTGGTCGTTCCCCAGAAGGAGTCCTCATTGATCATCACCGCGAAACCCTACCTGTTTTAGATTATTTCCGCGTTAATGCAGCTATTCGAGAGGCTCTTAAACCTAGGGTGGATTTGCCCTCTGGAGGGTACATTATCATAGAACCCACCGAAGCCCTAACGGTGATTGATGTGAACTCCGGGTCCTTTACCCGTTCAGCAACGGCACGGGAAACGGTGCTGTGGACTAATAGCGAAGCAGCGACAGAAATTGCTCGTCAATTGCGTCTGCGAAATATTGGCGGGGTGATTATTGTGGACTTCATTGATATGGACTCGCGGCGCGATCAATTGAAGTTGCTAGAACATTTTAATAAAACCTTAAGAGCCGATAAAGCCAGACCTCAAATTGCCCAACTTTCTGAACTAGGGTTAGTGGAACTGACCCGTAAGCGTCAGGGTAAAAATATTTATGAGTTATTTGGTCAACCTTGTCCCAATTGTGGCGGGTTAGGGCATCTGGTTCATCTGCCCGGTCAATCGGAGTTAATTGCCTTAGAAACCGTGACGGTTGCGCCACCGATTCCTGTAGCTAAACCCATCGAGAAACCCACAGAAGTGAGTGAACCGTTTGGGGAATCGTTTTTTGAGGAGGACATGATTGATATCCCTCGTCAATTGGAATTACTTCACCACCCCAGTTATCAAGAGCAAGGCAACATTCCTAATACCCGTCGTCGTCGTCGTCGTCAACCTCAACTCAAAGAGGAATCTACCAGCAATCCCAAAGTGATTCTGAGTACGCCGACTAAGGAAGTAGATTATTCAACAGATACGGAAGTAGAACCTCGAAAAGAACGAACTCCAAGGCATTTGCGTCGAGAAGAAACTCCCATCGAAAGGGTATCGGTGGAAATGACCCCCCTCGAACAAGATGTCTATGCTTTAATGGGAATTTCTCCGTTAGTCCGTCTTGATCAGGAATTTAAAGAACCGAAGTCTGTGGTAGTCTCTGTTAAGCTTCCTGAAGGTTCTGAGGATAAGATTTATGCGCCTAAATTAGAGACACCAACGGGAGCATCTGAATCTTTCTCTGTGACAGTGGTTGAGCCCCCGAAAGAACTAGAATCAGAACCAGAATTAGACTCAGAACCCGACTTAGAAACCGACCTCGAAAACGACACAATGATCAAATCACACGAGACTGACTCACAACGTCCAGTCATTCGTCGTCGTCGTCGTCGTTCCTCGGCTAAGGAGAGTTGA
- a CDS encoding endonuclease/exonuclease/phosphatase family protein yields the protein MKSNNSLLFSCLSLTISVTLTLLSSMAQAASTFRIATYNTSLSPNAQNALIQALLIAPNDPEYNTDPLAIQARQIAEVIQRIDPDIILLNEFNYDPNNPTLAAELFQQNYLSVGQNISGNSAANPINFAEFFVSPISTTDPFNTGIASGFDLDNNGLIVTTPGTPGYAGDAWGFGNYPGQYGMVIYSKYSILEEEARTFQNFLWLDMPANLLTDITGNDPDDWYTDEEAALFPLSSKSHWDIPIEVNGEIIHVLASHPTPPVFDGTEDRNGRRNYDEIRLWNDYITPSQSNYIYDDNGVFGGLEPGAKFVIMGDQNADPNDGDSVPGAINQLLDNPLVNTSQTPSSLGAVEAAISQAGVNNNHTGDPAYDTADFGDLPPFGAGNLRVDYVLPSSNLGIIDGEVFWPTNNNSLSSLNTASDHHAVVLNVTTSVPEPATGLGIFSLGILGLFSKRKQKS from the coding sequence ATGAAAAGTAACAATAGTTTACTCTTTTCTTGCCTTAGTTTAACTATATCAGTAACCCTTACTTTATTATCTTCTATGGCACAAGCTGCCTCTACATTTCGGATTGCTACCTACAATACATCCTTGAGTCCGAATGCTCAAAATGCGTTAATTCAAGCTTTATTGATCGCCCCTAATGACCCTGAATATAATACCGATCCTTTGGCAATTCAAGCTCGTCAAATCGCGGAAGTTATTCAACGCATTGATCCCGATATTATTCTCCTTAACGAGTTTAATTACGATCCTAATAATCCAACTTTAGCTGCTGAGTTATTTCAACAAAATTATCTTTCAGTCGGTCAAAATATTTCTGGAAATTCTGCCGCTAATCCGATTAATTTTGCCGAATTTTTTGTGAGTCCTATTTCAACAACCGATCCCTTTAATACGGGGATTGCTTCAGGATTTGATTTAGATAATAATGGTTTAATTGTCACCACACCAGGAACCCCAGGTTATGCCGGAGATGCGTGGGGATTTGGCAATTATCCGGGTCAATATGGGATGGTGATTTATTCTAAGTATTCTATTCTCGAAGAAGAAGCGCGTACCTTCCAAAATTTCTTGTGGTTAGATATGCCAGCAAATTTATTAACAGATATTACAGGTAATGACCCCGATGACTGGTATACCGATGAGGAAGCCGCTTTATTTCCCCTTTCTTCTAAGAGTCATTGGGACATTCCTATTGAGGTTAATGGTGAAATTATTCACGTTTTAGCCAGCCATCCTACTCCCCCAGTTTTTGATGGAACAGAAGACCGCAATGGACGAAGAAACTATGATGAAATTCGTCTTTGGAATGACTATATTACCCCGAGCCAAAGTAATTATATTTATGATGATAATGGGGTATTTGGAGGGCTTGAACCTGGAGCAAAATTTGTTATAATGGGTGATCAAAATGCTGATCCTAATGATGGGGATAGTGTACCCGGTGCAATCAATCAACTATTAGATAATCCTCTAGTCAATACCAGTCAAACACCTTCTAGCTTGGGAGCAGTGGAAGCAGCTATTAGCCAAGCAGGAGTGAATAATAATCATACAGGAGATCCTGCTTATGATACGGCTGATTTTGGAGATTTGCCGCCCTTTGGAGCAGGAAATCTAAGGGTTGATTATGTCCTTCCTTCTAGTAATTTAGGGATTATAGATGGTGAAGTTTTCTGGCCAACTAATAACAACTCTTTGTCTTCTTTAAATACGGCTTCTGATCATCATGCCGTGGTTTTGAATGTAACTACTTCTGTCCCTGAACCCGCGACAGGTTTAGGCATTTTTAGTCTAGGAATTTTAGGTTTATTTAGTAAAAGAAAACAGAAATCCTAG
- the pheA gene encoding prephenate dehydratase has translation MSISIAHLGPTGTNTETAALAYARWLEQHKGENCLLCPHPSIAQSLYSVANGETQQAVVPVENSTEGSVTMTLDSLWQLDRLQIQQELVLPICHVLLSRGTSLKGIKTVYSHPQALAQCQRWLEANLPSVVLIPTNSTTEALHEINLAPTSAAIAAPRASKLYHLPILANNINDYPDNCTRFWVLGLTPNIVQGERISVGFSVPENVPGALVKPLQVFAKRGINLSRIESRPTKRSLGEYVFFVDLEVKSEPNSIEEALIELRTHTEVLKVFGSYQVLFLQQKDIDQL, from the coding sequence ATGTCTATTTCCATTGCTCATCTCGGTCCAACGGGAACAAATACAGAGACAGCCGCGTTAGCTTATGCTCGTTGGTTGGAACAGCACAAGGGGGAAAACTGTCTATTGTGTCCCCATCCTAGTATTGCTCAAAGCTTGTATTCAGTAGCTAACGGAGAAACCCAACAAGCTGTCGTTCCTGTGGAAAATTCCACCGAGGGAAGTGTTACCATGACCCTTGATAGTCTGTGGCAATTAGATCGACTCCAAATTCAGCAAGAGTTAGTGTTACCCATCTGTCACGTTCTCTTATCGCGGGGAACCTCTCTTAAAGGGATTAAAACTGTCTATTCTCACCCCCAAGCGTTAGCGCAATGTCAGAGATGGTTAGAGGCCAATTTGCCCTCAGTTGTCCTGATTCCGACTAATTCTACCACAGAAGCTTTGCATGAAATCAATTTAGCCCCCACTTCAGCCGCGATCGCGGCTCCCCGTGCGTCTAAGTTGTATCATTTGCCGATTTTAGCCAACAATATTAATGATTATCCCGATAATTGTACTCGCTTTTGGGTATTAGGATTAACCCCCAATATTGTCCAGGGAGAACGTATTTCTGTAGGGTTTAGTGTGCCAGAAAATGTCCCGGGTGCTTTGGTAAAACCCTTACAGGTGTTTGCCAAACGGGGGATTAATTTAAGTCGAATTGAGTCGCGTCCCACCAAGCGATCGTTAGGAGAATACGTCTTTTTTGTTGATCTAGAAGTTAAATCCGAACCTAATAGTATTGAAGAAGCACTGATAGAATTGAGAACCCATACCGAAGTTTTAAAGGTTTTTGGCAGCTATCAGGTTTTATTTCTTCAACAAAAGGATATTGATCAATTGTAG
- a CDS encoding glycerophosphodiester phosphodiesterase, protein MNFLASSVQNCGFLILGTAFLSLMPTNPLLASSLNTLNGQTPIVIGHRGASGYLPEHTLEAYELAIEMGADFIEPDLVSTLDGVLIARHEVNITDTTNVADFPEFADRFTTKVIDGVTETGWFADDFTLAEIKQLGAVQRVPFRDQSYNGLFEIPTLEEIINLVKQVEADTGQQIGIYPETKHPTYHDSVGLSLEETLVQTLVNNDFTDPDRVFIQSFEVGNLQELNTLIDVPLVQLLDAQGIALDGTLIETQPYDFVVSGDPRTYGDLRTPTGLDEIATYADGIGPWKRMIVSVQGVDNNGDGQADDVNGDGLVNDADRTLLPPTSLVNDAHAAGLLVHPYTFRDEDLYLAADYNGDPKLEYEQFFNLGVDGLFTDFPDTGVAGRNQFLASVPEPNTIAGLSLLGLSALAKKRRQSQD, encoded by the coding sequence ATGAATTTTTTAGCTTCTTCTGTTCAAAATTGTGGTTTCCTTATATTAGGAACGGCCTTTTTATCTTTGATGCCAACGAATCCATTATTAGCTTCATCCCTTAATACGTTAAATGGTCAGACTCCTATTGTCATCGGACATCGAGGCGCAAGTGGCTATCTTCCTGAACATACCTTAGAAGCTTATGAGTTAGCAATTGAAATGGGGGCTGATTTTATTGAACCCGATCTTGTTTCCACACTTGATGGCGTTTTAATTGCTCGTCACGAAGTCAATATTACGGATACAACCAACGTCGCTGATTTCCCCGAATTTGCCGATCGCTTCACCACAAAAGTCATTGATGGCGTAACAGAAACTGGGTGGTTTGCCGATGATTTTACCTTAGCTGAAATTAAGCAACTGGGGGCAGTACAACGAGTTCCTTTTCGGGATCAATCCTATAATGGGTTGTTTGAAATTCCCACCCTTGAAGAAATTATTAATTTAGTCAAACAAGTCGAAGCGGATACAGGCCAACAAATTGGGATTTATCCTGAAACCAAACACCCTACCTATCATGATTCTGTGGGGTTATCCTTAGAAGAAACCCTCGTTCAAACCTTAGTTAATAATGACTTTACCGATCCTGATCGCGTTTTTATTCAGTCCTTTGAAGTGGGTAACTTACAGGAACTTAATACGCTAATTGATGTGCCATTAGTACAACTTTTAGATGCACAAGGTATTGCCTTAGATGGCACGTTAATTGAAACCCAACCCTACGATTTTGTAGTAAGTGGAGATCCTCGAACTTATGGAGATTTACGAACCCCTACGGGACTAGATGAAATCGCTACCTACGCTGACGGAATTGGTCCTTGGAAACGGATGATTGTCTCGGTTCAAGGAGTAGATAATAACGGAGATGGACAAGCAGATGATGTTAATGGTGATGGGTTAGTCAATGATGCTGATAGAACTTTGCTTCCTCCAACTTCCTTGGTTAATGATGCTCATGCGGCCGGTTTATTAGTCCATCCCTATACTTTTCGTGATGAAGATCTTTACTTAGCAGCAGACTATAATGGCGACCCTAAATTGGAGTACGAACAGTTCTTTAATCTAGGGGTTGATGGTTTGTTTACTGATTTTCCTGATACGGGAGTTGCTGGTCGTAATCAATTTTTGGCTTCTGTTCCTGAACCGAATACCATCGCTGGTTTATCGTTATTGGGACTGTCTGCTTTAGCAAAAAAACGTCGTCAATCTCAAGATTAA
- a CDS encoding DUF1997 domain-containing protein codes for MDVCFKATESLLITVEESSVPIHHYLRQPQRLVNAIADPKLMEELSDCLFRLKMRPLNFMNLYHLQPTVILNVWSDSQGQVYLRSQDCEIRGIDYINQRFSFNLKGKLIPNHRQGKTHLEGKANLEITVALPPALWLTPKPLLELTGNSILKSVLVRIKQRLMSQLLQDYHEWCSQYSLEEKLRQNPLNSSVNSSWAS; via the coding sequence ATGGACGTTTGTTTTAAAGCCACTGAATCTCTCTTAATCACAGTTGAGGAAAGCTCAGTTCCCATACACCATTATTTACGACAACCCCAACGGTTAGTCAATGCGATCGCTGATCCGAAATTAATGGAAGAACTGTCTGACTGTCTGTTCCGGTTAAAGATGCGTCCGTTGAATTTTATGAATCTTTATCACCTTCAACCCACGGTTATTTTAAACGTTTGGAGTGATAGTCAAGGACAAGTTTATTTACGGTCGCAAGATTGTGAAATTCGAGGAATTGACTACATCAATCAACGCTTTTCTTTTAATCTTAAAGGAAAATTGATTCCCAATCATCGCCAAGGAAAAACCCATCTTGAAGGAAAAGCCAATTTAGAAATTACCGTTGCTTTACCACCCGCTTTATGGCTGACTCCTAAACCCTTACTAGAACTGACAGGAAATAGCATTCTCAAAAGTGTTTTAGTCAGAATTAAGCAACGATTAATGAGTCAATTATTACAAGATTATCATGAGTGGTGTTCTCAGTATTCTTTAGAGGAAAAATTACGACAAAACCCACTAAATTCATCGGTTAATTCTTCTTGGGCAAGTTAA
- a CDS encoding ribonuclease HII, protein MSTELDLLDPETLIAGVDEVGRGTLFGPVVAAVVVIPVSSTTYLQEIGVKDSKQLSAKKRLKLAQEIKIVAKGYHISYASVKEIDRLNILQASLLAMKRAVLHLSVEPAICLVDGRQKIPDLTIPQQTIIGGDRLSPIIAAASILAKVWRDELIIRLDAKYPQYDLANNKGYGTLKHRLALEKYGVSPQHRLSFRPCYLNLPKKN, encoded by the coding sequence ATGAGTACTGAGTTGGATTTATTAGACCCAGAAACCTTAATTGCTGGTGTTGATGAGGTGGGACGGGGCACTCTCTTTGGACCTGTCGTCGCTGCGGTGGTTGTTATTCCTGTATCTTCTACTACCTATCTTCAGGAAATCGGGGTTAAAGATAGTAAGCAACTCTCAGCCAAAAAACGCCTCAAATTAGCTCAAGAAATTAAGATAGTTGCTAAAGGTTATCACATTAGTTATGCTTCTGTGAAAGAGATCGATCGTCTCAATATTTTACAAGCTTCTCTTTTAGCGATGAAACGCGCTGTTCTTCATTTAAGCGTTGAACCAGCGATCTGTTTAGTGGATGGACGACAGAAAATTCCTGATCTAACTATCCCTCAACAAACAATTATTGGAGGCGATCGCTTGTCCCCTATTATTGCAGCAGCGAGTATTTTAGCTAAGGTTTGGCGTGATGAATTAATTATTCGTCTTGATGCTAAATACCCCCAATACGATCTTGCTAATAATAAAGGGTATGGAACCCTAAAACATCGTTTGGCGTTAGAAAAATATGGGGTTTCTCCTCAACATCGTCTGTCTTTTCGTCCTTGTTATCTTAACTTGCCCAAGAAGAATTAA
- a CDS encoding esterase-like activity of phytase family protein, producing METAKRFFSALISTLTLSVLTDQTAHAVSFVNNIVISSDQTDLSGEPDGLNGNRLAGIFSDLYYDRSNNVYYGLSDAGPGGGTVSFNTKVQKFTLDVNPNTGEISNFNLLDTILFTDNGQNLNGSDPSFLNGDSSVLGLSFDPEGFVVAPNGHFYVSDEYGPSVYEFLPDGSFLRALTTPDNLIPKNNTTPNYVDGRGTITTGRQDGRGFEGLAISPDGTQLFAMLQAPLVNEGNANDGRLSANLRIVEFDTTTGTSTAQYIYQLESLIDINNRIPGTSNDFPATSQGRNIGISAITAINEAEFLVIERDNRGFGVAAPTTTDIADNPVGTKRVYHIDITGATDVSGLSLAGTSTLPGGVIPVTKSLFLDLQSELETAGQLVTEKLEGLAIGPQLNDGSYALLVGTDNDFSATQDSNDVQFDVCTNALTTNPLAESQQVPINTPCPLDSQNNPMSLIPTYLYSFKADVPNFVPLQTVPEPSVILGIISLGLGGLLLKKTNT from the coding sequence ATGGAAACTGCAAAACGCTTCTTTTCTGCATTAATTAGTACCTTGACGTTATCGGTTTTAACAGATCAAACGGCTCACGCTGTTTCCTTTGTTAATAACATTGTTATTTCGTCTGATCAAACCGATTTAAGTGGTGAACCCGATGGACTAAATGGTAATCGCTTAGCTGGAATTTTTTCTGATCTTTATTATGATCGTAGCAATAATGTTTATTATGGTTTAAGCGATGCTGGTCCCGGTGGTGGAACTGTTTCTTTTAACACCAAAGTTCAAAAATTCACCCTAGATGTTAATCCTAATACTGGGGAAATTAGCAATTTTAATTTACTCGATACGATTCTATTTACTGACAATGGTCAAAACTTGAATGGATCAGATCCTAGCTTCCTCAATGGAGATAGTTCAGTTCTGGGATTAAGTTTTGATCCCGAAGGGTTTGTCGTGGCTCCTAATGGTCATTTTTACGTCTCAGATGAATATGGACCCTCTGTCTATGAATTTTTGCCAGATGGGTCATTTTTACGCGCTTTAACGACTCCTGATAACCTGATTCCTAAAAACAATACTACCCCCAATTATGTTGATGGACGTGGTACGATTACCACAGGTCGTCAGGATGGTCGTGGATTTGAAGGATTAGCAATTAGTCCTGATGGGACACAATTATTTGCGATGTTACAAGCTCCTTTAGTTAACGAAGGAAACGCTAATGATGGACGACTTAGTGCTAATTTAAGAATTGTTGAATTTGATACCACCACAGGAACCAGTACCGCTCAATATATTTATCAGTTAGAAAGTTTGATTGATATTAATAATCGTATCCCTGGAACCAGCAATGATTTTCCAGCAACCAGTCAAGGAAGAAACATTGGAATTAGTGCCATTACTGCGATTAATGAGGCAGAATTTTTGGTAATAGAAAGGGATAATCGAGGGTTTGGGGTTGCTGCACCAACGACTACTGATATTGCTGATAATCCTGTGGGAACTAAGCGAGTTTATCACATTGATATCACTGGAGCAACGGATGTTAGTGGTCTTAGTTTAGCAGGAACAAGTACGTTACCAGGTGGGGTAATTCCTGTAACAAAATCGCTGTTTCTCGATCTCCAAAGTGAATTAGAAACGGCCGGACAATTGGTCACAGAAAAACTAGAAGGATTAGCCATTGGACCCCAATTAAATGATGGAAGTTACGCTCTTTTAGTGGGAACAGATAATGATTTTAGTGCGACTCAAGATAGTAATGATGTTCAATTTGATGTCTGTACTAATGCGTTGACAACTAATCCTCTTGCTGAATCTCAACAAGTTCCGATTAATACTCCGTGTCCTCTCGATTCCCAAAACAATCCCATGAGTTTAATTCCCACCTATCTCTATTCTTTCAAAGCAGATGTTCCTAATTTTGTCCCCTTACAAACTGTTCCAGAACCCAGTGTAATCCTCGGAATAATTAGCTTAGGGTTAGGTGGGTTGCTTCTTAAAAAAACTAATACTTAA
- a CDS encoding PEP-CTERM sorting domain-containing protein (PEP-CTERM proteins occur, often in large numbers, in the proteomes of bacteria that also encode an exosortase, a predicted intramembrane cysteine proteinase. The presence of a PEP-CTERM domain at a protein's C-terminus predicts cleavage within the sorting domain, followed by covalent anchoring to some some component of the (usually Gram-negative) cell surface. Many PEP-CTERM proteins exhibit an unusual sequence composition that includes large numbers of potential glycosylation sites. Expression of one such protein has been shown restore the ability of a bacterium to form floc, a type of biofilm.), with the protein MNNQITPCSSLTKTVSNLGMGCLTTVTILMGMTGKTHASVINFDADQYRFSNPNTCTPQLAPDNKCFVEDGVNVEAFSARQTGGDPGHFHEGGHFHASNSYEAQHYTAGDNLLGVKLTLANGGSFDLVSLDYQLRNIASGIINGFTADDIKILITTNFNPTEPVLGQFVEYSIGNDITQPFQTLSLTTFENMTQVYIASSAGVNFDNITLAPIPEPSLLLGLLTLGSFGVISKSKRQQISKRANINR; encoded by the coding sequence ATGAATAACCAAATAACTCCTTGTTCTTCTCTCACAAAAACCGTGAGTAATCTTGGTATGGGCTGCTTAACAACGGTCACTATACTAATGGGAATGACTGGAAAAACTCACGCCTCTGTGATTAATTTTGATGCGGATCAATATCGATTTTCTAACCCCAATACCTGTACTCCACAACTCGCACCCGATAATAAATGTTTTGTCGAAGATGGAGTGAATGTAGAGGCATTTTCCGCCCGACAAACGGGAGGTGATCCAGGGCATTTTCATGAAGGAGGGCATTTTCACGCGAGTAATTCCTACGAAGCACAACATTATACGGCCGGGGATAATCTATTAGGTGTTAAGCTAACTTTAGCCAATGGGGGTTCATTTGATTTAGTTAGTTTAGATTATCAACTCAGAAATATTGCCAGTGGTATAATTAATGGGTTTACGGCTGATGATATCAAAATTTTGATTACAACAAACTTTAATCCAACAGAACCAGTTCTTGGCCAGTTTGTAGAATATTCTATTGGCAATGATATCACTCAACCTTTCCAGACTTTATCACTGACGACTTTTGAAAATATGACTCAAGTTTACATTGCTAGTTCAGCCGGGGTTAATTTTGATAATATTACCCTTGCGCCTATTCCTGAACCGAGTTTACTGTTAGGGTTATTAACCTTGGGAAGTTTTGGTGTAATTTCTAAGTCTAAAAGACAACAAATTAGCAAAAGAGCGAATATCAATCGCTAA
- a CDS encoding LON peptidase substrate-binding domain-containing protein, with protein sequence MASSTLAVRELPLFPLPEVVLFPGRPLPLHIFEFRYRMMMNTILEDDRRFGVVMVNPLNGEIAKIGCCAEVIRFQRLPDDRMKILTLGQQRFRVLEYVREKPYRVGLVEWIEDHSPSEDLRPLAREVEQLLRDVVRLSGKLTDQKIELPEDLPDLPLQLSYWVAGNLYGVAPEQQALLEMMDTVARLKRESEILTSTRNHLAARTALKDVLN encoded by the coding sequence ATGGCATCTTCAACCCTTGCAGTGAGAGAACTTCCCCTATTTCCCTTACCTGAAGTCGTTTTATTTCCTGGTCGTCCCCTTCCTCTGCATATCTTTGAATTTCGCTACCGAATGATGATGAATACCATCCTAGAAGATGATCGCCGTTTTGGTGTCGTGATGGTTAATCCCCTCAATGGTGAAATCGCTAAAATTGGGTGTTGTGCTGAAGTGATTCGCTTTCAACGATTACCCGATGATCGCATGAAAATTCTCACCTTGGGACAACAACGCTTTCGTGTCTTAGAATATGTCAGAGAAAAACCCTATCGAGTGGGATTAGTGGAATGGATTGAAGATCATTCCCCTTCTGAAGATCTTCGTCCCCTAGCACGAGAAGTAGAACAGTTATTACGCGATGTTGTGCGTCTCTCAGGAAAATTAACCGACCAAAAAATTGAGTTACCCGAAGATCTCCCCGATCTTCCCTTACAATTATCCTACTGGGTTGCAGGTAATCTCTATGGTGTTGCTCCCGAACAGCAAGCTTTGCTAGAAATGATGGATACTGTAGCACGTTTAAAGCGAGAGTCAGAAATTCTAACCTCTACCCGCAATCATTTAGCGGCGAGAACGGCTCTCAAAGATGTTTTAAACTAA